One genomic region from Mesorhizobium terrae encodes:
- a CDS encoding threonine/serine dehydratase produces the protein MPAETRITPERIAETEALIRPHIRRTPVLAVDMVDFGRPAFPVQLKLECLQHSGSFKARGAFSNLLQRDIPKAGVVAASGGNHGAAVAYAAMRLGIPAAIFVPSVSPKAKTDRIRGYGAELVIAGDRYADALAASEAYAAKTGALPVHAFEQTETMLGQGTLGLEIEQDLPDIDTLLVAVGGGGLIGGIAAWLAGRVRIVAVEPEGAPTLHNALAAREPVDAPTEGVAADSLAPKRVGSLMFPVAQAFVERSILVADGDIVAAQKALWETVRVVAEPGGAAAFAALLSGKYAPAPGERVAVLVCGANTTAVQF, from the coding sequence ATGCCTGCCGAGACGCGGATCACCCCTGAACGCATCGCCGAGACGGAGGCGCTGATCAGGCCGCATATAAGGCGCACGCCGGTGCTAGCGGTCGACATGGTCGATTTCGGCCGACCCGCATTTCCGGTGCAACTGAAGCTCGAATGCCTGCAGCATTCAGGTTCCTTCAAGGCGCGTGGCGCCTTCTCCAACCTCTTGCAGCGCGACATTCCAAAGGCTGGCGTGGTCGCCGCCTCGGGAGGCAATCATGGTGCCGCCGTCGCCTATGCCGCCATGCGCCTCGGCATCCCGGCCGCCATCTTCGTGCCCAGCGTCTCGCCCAAGGCCAAGACCGACCGTATCCGCGGCTATGGCGCCGAACTGGTGATCGCCGGCGACCGTTATGCCGATGCCCTTGCCGCCAGCGAGGCCTATGCGGCGAAAACCGGCGCATTGCCCGTGCATGCCTTCGAACAGACCGAGACCATGCTCGGCCAGGGCACGCTCGGTCTCGAGATCGAGCAGGATCTGCCCGACATCGACACGCTTCTGGTCGCCGTTGGCGGCGGCGGCCTGATCGGCGGCATCGCCGCCTGGTTGGCCGGGCGGGTGCGCATCGTCGCCGTCGAGCCGGAAGGCGCACCGACCCTTCACAACGCCTTGGCCGCGCGAGAACCCGTCGATGCGCCGACGGAGGGGGTCGCGGCGGACTCGCTGGCGCCGAAACGGGTCGGCTCGTTGATGTTCCCCGTCGCTCAGGCCTTTGTCGAACGCTCGATCCTGGTCGCCGACGGCGACATCGTCGCTGCGCAGAAGGCGCTTTGGGAGACGGTGCGGGTTGTCGCGGAGCCCGGCGGCGCTGCCGCCTTCGCTGCGTTGCTATCGGGCAAATACGCGCCGGCGCCCGGCGAACGGGTGGCTGTCCTGGTCTGCGGCGCCAACACGACGGCTGTGCAATTCTAA
- a CDS encoding ArsR/SmtB family transcription factor codes for MQEADIFKALANPRRLQILDWLKDPVAHFPRQVDGDLVEDGVCALLIADKLGITPATLSEHMRVLSQSGLVRSRRIKQWIFYQRNEDGIGAVRAMVLESL; via the coding sequence ATGCAAGAGGCTGATATCTTCAAGGCGCTCGCCAATCCGCGCCGGCTGCAAATCCTCGATTGGCTGAAGGATCCGGTGGCGCATTTCCCGCGCCAGGTGGATGGCGATTTGGTCGAGGACGGCGTCTGTGCGCTGCTGATCGCCGACAAGCTCGGCATCACGCCGGCCACGCTCAGCGAGCACATGCGCGTGCTGTCGCAGTCGGGTCTGGTGCGCTCCAGGCGCATCAAGCAATGGATATTCTACCAGCGCAACGAAGACGGGATCGGTGCGGTCAGGGCGATGGTGCTCGAGAGCCTGTGA